One Streptomyces sp. B21-105 genomic region harbors:
- a CDS encoding GNAT family N-acetyltransferase has translation MTHATARTDGTARTEDTARTEDTGRADKTGRADATASGPRLAEITPDNFEAATGIRVRPDQEFAVSPVMKSLAEAYVHPPGTAWPRLIIDGDRPVGFLMAFLDIDWTGGTGDAPLLRSGLWRLNIAAGEQGRGYGRFAVESVAAELRRRGAQEMYVTWHEGENGPEDFYLRLGFCKNGEKSDGETVGVLPLGRA, from the coding sequence ATGACCCACGCGACAGCCCGGACAGACGGAACGGCCAGGACCGAGGACACGGCCAGGACAGAGGACACGGGCAGGGCCGACAAAACCGGCAGGGCCGACGCAACGGCATCCGGACCGCGCCTTGCTGAGATCACACCGGACAACTTCGAGGCCGCGACCGGCATCCGCGTCCGCCCCGACCAGGAGTTCGCGGTCTCCCCGGTCATGAAGTCCCTCGCCGAGGCCTACGTCCATCCACCGGGCACCGCCTGGCCCCGCCTGATCATCGACGGCGACCGCCCCGTCGGCTTCCTGATGGCCTTCCTCGACATCGACTGGACCGGCGGGACCGGCGACGCCCCACTGCTCCGCTCCGGCCTGTGGCGGCTGAACATCGCCGCCGGCGAACAGGGCCGCGGCTACGGCCGGTTCGCCGTCGAGTCGGTCGCCGCGGAACTGCGCCGCCGCGGCGCCCAGGAGATGTACGTGACCTGGCACGAGGGCGAGAACGGGCCGGAGGACTTCTATCTGCGGCTGGGCTTTTGCAAGAACGGCGAGAAGAGCGACGGCGAGACGGTCGGCGTCCTGCCCCTGGGGCGGGCCTGA
- a CDS encoding TerD family protein, whose translation MAVSLSKGGNVSLTKEAPGLTAVTVGLGWDVRTTTGTDFDLDASAIAVNLQGKVYSDGHFVFFNNKQTPDQTIVHTGDNRTGEGAGDDEAINVNLAGLPADIDKIVFPVSIYDAENRSQNFGQVRNAYIRIINQAGGAEIARYDLSEDAATETAMVFGELYRNGAEWKFRAVGQGYASGLVGIAQDFGVSV comes from the coding sequence ATGGCTGTAAGCCTGTCCAAGGGTGGCAACGTCTCGCTCACCAAGGAGGCTCCGGGCCTGACCGCCGTCACCGTGGGCCTCGGCTGGGACGTCCGCACCACCACCGGCACGGACTTCGACCTCGACGCCTCCGCGATCGCGGTCAACCTCCAGGGCAAGGTCTACTCCGACGGCCACTTCGTCTTCTTCAACAACAAGCAGACGCCGGACCAGACCATCGTCCACACCGGCGACAACCGCACCGGCGAGGGCGCGGGCGACGACGAGGCGATCAACGTCAACCTGGCCGGCCTCCCCGCCGACATCGACAAGATCGTCTTCCCGGTCTCGATCTACGACGCGGAGAACCGCTCGCAGAACTTCGGCCAGGTCCGCAACGCCTACATCCGCATCATCAACCAGGCCGGCGGCGCCGAGATCGCCCGCTACGACCTCTCGGAAGACGCCGCCACCGAGACGGCCATGGTCTTCGGCGAGCTCTACCGCAACGGCGCGGAGTGGAAGTTCCGCGCGGTCGGCCAGGGCTACGCGTCGGGCCTCGTGGGCATCGCCCAGGACTTCGGCGTCAGCGTCTGA
- the arfB gene encoding alternative ribosome rescue aminoacyl-tRNA hydrolase ArfB, whose amino-acid sequence MVGMSGPYVVRGSVSLPEAELMWRFSRSSGPGGQHVNTSDSQVELRFDIGRTEAFPEVWKARALERLAGRLVDGVVTVRASEHRSQWRNRETAAVRLAALLAEATAPPPKPRRPTRIPRGINERRLREKKQRSDTKRGRTGRDWS is encoded by the coding sequence ATGGTGGGCATGTCTGGTCCCTATGTCGTCCGCGGCTCGGTCTCCCTTCCCGAGGCCGAGCTCATGTGGCGTTTCTCGCGGTCTTCGGGGCCGGGCGGGCAGCACGTCAACACCAGTGACTCACAGGTGGAGCTCCGCTTCGACATCGGCCGCACCGAGGCGTTCCCCGAGGTGTGGAAGGCACGGGCGCTCGAGCGGCTGGCGGGGCGGCTCGTCGACGGCGTCGTCACCGTTCGCGCCTCCGAGCACCGTTCACAGTGGCGCAACCGTGAGACCGCCGCCGTACGTCTCGCCGCTCTGCTCGCCGAGGCCACCGCCCCGCCGCCCAAGCCGCGCCGGCCGACGCGGATCCCGCGCGGTATCAACGAGCGCCGGCTGCGGGAGAAGAAGCAGCGGTCCGACACGAAGCGGGGCAGGACCGGCCGCGACTGGTCCTGA
- a CDS encoding flavin reductase family protein, translated as MPKTPSGHAEGVSNDEFRAAMSRLADGVVLVTAREPSLDPDDPRAPDGEDVGMTATAFVSVSLDPPLVMVSLRNGSRMDDLLDEQPRWAVSVLSESQRHIAGRFAMKGRISDRLLFEDIPYTRGEATGAPLVGGALATLECRTEQRVPAGDHTLVIGRVLTAATPSADGGPLVYFRGRYRQLD; from the coding sequence ATGCCGAAGACCCCCTCCGGGCATGCTGAGGGGGTGAGCAACGACGAGTTCCGCGCCGCCATGTCCCGGCTCGCCGACGGCGTGGTCCTGGTGACCGCCCGGGAGCCGTCCCTGGACCCGGACGACCCCCGGGCGCCGGACGGCGAGGACGTCGGCATGACCGCCACCGCCTTCGTGTCCGTCTCCCTCGACCCGCCCCTGGTCATGGTCAGCCTGCGCAACGGCTCCCGGATGGACGACCTCCTCGACGAACAGCCCCGCTGGGCGGTGTCGGTGCTCTCCGAGAGCCAGCGGCACATCGCCGGCCGCTTCGCCATGAAGGGCCGCATCAGCGACCGCCTGCTCTTCGAGGACATCCCGTACACGCGCGGCGAGGCCACCGGCGCCCCCCTGGTCGGCGGCGCGCTGGCCACCCTGGAATGCCGCACCGAGCAACGCGTCCCGGCGGGCGACCACACCCTGGTGATCGGCCGCGTCCTGACCGCCGCGACCCCGAGCGCGGACGGCGGCCCACTCGTCTACTTCCGAGGCCGCTACCGCCAGCTGGACTGA
- a CDS encoding bifunctional GNAT family N-acetyltransferase/NUDIX hydrolase, which yields MILTALPLAADHDIPGPLLTELTALYASNREFHALSGDFPDPHDIRPEQLAAALAEQAATEGVEVLLARSEGKLIGVVITLARHPDPADPDPWIGLLMVDAAEHGQGHGRRIAEQIEERFRADGRTGLRLAVLDVNPDGLAFWTALGYETIGHRPDLQHGRPCAVLRKPLPRSRRAARVAVVDPDGSVLLFRYDNPDVGTHWALPGGGLEEGESPREAALRELREETGWNDLQPGPLLCTWEHDFTRFDIVIRQREHIYVTQGPHREPAGPDLAAAHATDGILSWRWWTRPELHTPAEPVWPSDLARLLDEHEASHPRA from the coding sequence ATGATCCTGACTGCCCTCCCCCTCGCCGCCGACCACGACATCCCCGGCCCCCTCCTCACCGAACTGACCGCCCTCTACGCCTCCAACCGCGAATTCCACGCCCTCAGCGGCGACTTCCCGGACCCGCACGACATCCGGCCGGAGCAGTTGGCGGCGGCGCTCGCGGAACAGGCGGCGACCGAAGGGGTCGAGGTACTGCTGGCCCGCAGCGAAGGAAAGCTGATCGGCGTCGTCATCACCCTGGCCCGGCACCCCGACCCCGCCGACCCGGACCCCTGGATCGGACTGCTGATGGTCGACGCGGCCGAGCACGGGCAGGGCCACGGCCGCCGCATCGCCGAGCAGATCGAGGAGCGGTTCCGGGCGGACGGCCGCACCGGCCTCCGGCTCGCCGTGCTCGACGTCAACCCCGACGGCCTCGCCTTCTGGACCGCCCTCGGCTACGAGACCATCGGCCACCGCCCGGACCTGCAACACGGACGCCCCTGCGCAGTACTGCGCAAACCGCTGCCCCGATCGCGCCGCGCCGCCCGCGTCGCCGTCGTCGACCCCGACGGCTCCGTCCTCCTCTTCCGGTACGACAACCCCGACGTCGGCACCCACTGGGCACTGCCCGGCGGCGGACTCGAGGAAGGCGAGTCACCCCGCGAGGCCGCCCTGCGCGAACTGCGCGAGGAGACCGGCTGGAACGACCTGCAACCCGGACCCCTCCTGTGCACCTGGGAACACGACTTCACCCGCTTCGACATCGTCATCCGCCAGCGCGAGCACATCTACGTCACCCAGGGCCCGCACCGCGAACCCGCCGGCCCCGACCTCGCCGCCGCCCACGCCACCGACGGCATCCTCAGCTGGCGCTGGTGGACCCGACCGGAACTGCACACACCCGCCGAGCCGGTATGGCCGTCCGACCTCGCCCGACTGCTCGACGAACACGAAGCGTCGCACCCCCGCGCCTGA
- a CDS encoding pentapeptide repeat-containing protein: protein MARTGAGTGTGAGRGGGARSGVKGARRPEVRLSGLELFAEGELEPDGDYDGVEFRELDLAGQDGGGARFMDCAVTGCGVDGTRLRKARVLDCVLTGLRGVGTDLAEATLRDVEVVDARLGGAQMYGAVWERVVVRGGKIDYLNLRQARLRDVVFEGCVLVEPDFGGARLERVEFVDCAVKSVDFTGVTLSDVDLRGAVELGIAGGVGRLSGAVISAAQLLDLAPVLAVELGIRVEG from the coding sequence ATGGCGAGGACAGGCGCAGGTACGGGTACGGGTGCGGGTCGGGGCGGGGGTGCGCGTTCGGGGGTGAAGGGGGCGCGGCGGCCGGAGGTGCGGTTGTCGGGGCTCGAGTTGTTCGCGGAGGGGGAGCTGGAGCCGGACGGGGACTATGACGGTGTGGAGTTCCGTGAGCTGGATCTGGCGGGGCAGGACGGCGGGGGCGCACGGTTCATGGACTGTGCGGTGACGGGCTGTGGGGTGGACGGGACGCGGCTGCGCAAGGCTCGGGTCCTTGACTGCGTGCTCACCGGTCTGCGGGGTGTCGGCACGGATCTGGCGGAGGCGACGCTGCGTGATGTCGAGGTGGTGGACGCGCGTCTGGGGGGTGCGCAGATGTACGGCGCGGTGTGGGAGCGGGTGGTGGTGCGCGGCGGCAAGATCGATTATCTGAATCTGCGGCAGGCGCGGTTGCGGGATGTCGTTTTCGAGGGGTGTGTTCTGGTCGAGCCGGACTTCGGGGGTGCGCGTCTGGAGCGTGTCGAGTTCGTCGACTGTGCGGTGAAGTCCGTCGATTTCACGGGGGTGACGTTGTCCGATGTGGATCTGCGGGGTGCGGTGGAGCTGGGTATCGCGGGGGGTGTGGGGCGGTTGTCGGGTGCGGTGATCAGTGCGGCTCAGTTGTTGGATCTGGCTCCGGTGCTGGCGGTGGAGCTGGGGATCAGGGTGGAGGGCTGA
- the tnpB gene encoding IS607 family element RNA-guided endonuclease TnpB codes for MKKFQPQPGFVVQAFRFALDPNAAQEAASRSHCGAARAAYNWAVGWVTASWWQRKAEETYGVPEEDLTEWRPWSLPALRKAFNTAKYTDPRFASWWQENSKEAYSTGLAGASAAFDNYAKSKNGKRRGKRVGAPRFKSKRKARPSCRFTTGTIRVDTDGRHVTLPRLGTVRVHEPTHKLLNRVQGGTARILSATVRHERGRWFVSFQAEVKHDLERVTRPDVTVGIDLGVKTLAVTADSTGEIRTVANPGHYDQARKQLRRASRVVSRRQGPDRRTGQKPSKRWEKANAQRNKVHHRVANLREDALHKLTTSVAAEYGTVVVEDLNVAGMLRNRRLARRIADAGFGEIRRQLDYKTLQRHATRMVVADRWYPSSKTCSGCGAVKAKLPLHVRTYECDACGLVLDRDDNAALNLAALAAACVTGTGVAGDQDTAPAVSKPRGADHKTRATRPRRKASAGRAGGATLPHQRQTEARDRTQAEALTLW; via the coding sequence GTGAAGAAGTTCCAGCCGCAGCCCGGGTTCGTGGTCCAGGCGTTCCGCTTCGCCCTGGACCCGAACGCCGCCCAGGAGGCCGCGTCGCGCTCGCACTGCGGTGCCGCGCGGGCCGCGTACAACTGGGCTGTCGGCTGGGTGACCGCCTCGTGGTGGCAGCGGAAGGCCGAGGAGACCTACGGCGTCCCCGAGGAGGACCTGACCGAGTGGCGGCCGTGGTCGCTGCCCGCCCTGCGGAAGGCGTTCAACACCGCCAAGTACACCGACCCGCGTTTCGCGTCCTGGTGGCAGGAGAACTCCAAGGAGGCGTACAGCACCGGCCTGGCAGGCGCGTCGGCCGCGTTCGACAACTACGCGAAGTCGAAGAACGGCAAGCGTCGCGGCAAGCGGGTGGGCGCGCCCCGGTTCAAGTCGAAGCGGAAGGCTCGTCCGTCCTGCCGGTTCACCACCGGCACGATCCGTGTCGACACCGACGGCCGGCACGTGACGCTGCCCCGGCTGGGCACGGTCCGCGTCCACGAGCCGACGCACAAGCTCCTCAACCGTGTCCAGGGCGGGACGGCCCGGATCCTGTCCGCGACGGTCCGGCATGAACGCGGACGCTGGTTCGTGTCCTTCCAGGCAGAGGTGAAGCACGACCTCGAGCGCGTCACGCGCCCGGACGTGACGGTCGGCATCGATCTCGGGGTGAAGACCCTCGCGGTGACGGCCGACAGCACGGGCGAGATCCGCACCGTCGCGAACCCCGGACACTACGACCAGGCGCGCAAACAGTTGCGCCGCGCGTCCCGTGTCGTCTCCCGCCGCCAGGGCCCCGACCGCAGGACCGGCCAGAAGCCCTCGAAGCGGTGGGAGAAGGCCAACGCCCAGCGGAACAAGGTCCACCACCGCGTCGCGAACCTCCGCGAAGACGCCCTGCACAAGCTCACCACGAGTGTCGCGGCCGAGTACGGCACTGTCGTCGTCGAGGACCTCAACGTCGCCGGGATGCTCCGCAACCGGCGCCTGGCCCGCCGTATCGCCGACGCCGGGTTCGGGGAGATTCGCCGCCAGCTCGACTACAAGACCCTCCAGCGCCACGCCACCCGCATGGTGGTCGCGGACCGCTGGTACCCGTCCTCGAAGACCTGTTCCGGGTGCGGCGCGGTGAAAGCCAAGCTGCCGCTGCACGTCCGGACGTACGAATGCGACGCCTGCGGCCTGGTTCTCGACCGGGACGACAACGCCGCACTCAACCTCGCCGCTCTCGCGGCAGCCTGCGTGACTGGTACCGGAGTGGCCGGAGACCAGGACACCGCCCCGGCGGTGTCGAAGCCTCGTGGAGCCGACCACAAGACCCGCGCCACCCGCCCCCGCCGCAAGGCGAGCGCGGGGCGGGCAGGTGGCGCAACCCTGCCGCACCAGCGGCAGACGGAAGCGAGAGACCGTACTCAAGCCGAAGCCCTCACGCTCTGGTGA
- a CDS encoding zinc-binding dehydrogenase, which produces MHAIRLHAFGPADNLHYEEVDDPVPGPGQVRIAVQAAGVHLLDTALREGYPGPAPLPATLPTIPGREVAGIVDALGEETPDTWLGRRVVAHLGFAPGGYAELAVTDTERLHEIPAGLNAAQAVAMIGTGRTALGIAQFADLGPHSVALVTAAAGGIGTLLVQHARNTGATVIGLAGGPHKTALVEAAGADLAIDYTDTTWPAKIRTRLGAHPVTVVFDGVAGDAAREAVALLAPDGQHLVFGWSAEGIRDGKGHFVDGVSHSVLGPAMLEKAGGLRALEQRALTEAATGRLTPAVQTFPLAQAATAHHALETRRTTGKVVLTP; this is translated from the coding sequence ATGCACGCCATCCGCCTCCACGCCTTCGGCCCCGCCGACAACCTCCACTACGAGGAAGTGGACGACCCCGTACCCGGCCCCGGCCAGGTCCGCATCGCCGTCCAGGCCGCCGGCGTCCACCTCCTCGACACCGCCCTGCGCGAGGGCTACCCCGGGCCCGCCCCACTCCCCGCCACCCTGCCCACCATCCCCGGCCGCGAAGTCGCCGGCATCGTCGACGCCCTCGGCGAGGAAACCCCCGACACCTGGCTCGGCAGACGCGTCGTCGCCCACCTCGGCTTCGCCCCCGGCGGCTACGCCGAACTCGCCGTCACCGACACCGAACGCCTGCACGAAATCCCCGCCGGCCTGAACGCCGCACAAGCCGTCGCCATGATCGGCACCGGCCGCACCGCTCTGGGAATCGCCCAGTTCGCCGACCTCGGCCCCCACTCCGTCGCCCTGGTCACCGCAGCCGCCGGCGGCATCGGCACCCTCCTCGTCCAACACGCCCGCAACACCGGCGCAACCGTCATCGGCCTCGCCGGCGGACCACACAAAACAGCACTCGTCGAAGCCGCCGGCGCCGACCTCGCCATCGACTACACCGACACCACCTGGCCCGCCAAGATCCGCACCCGCCTCGGCGCCCACCCCGTCACCGTCGTCTTCGACGGAGTGGCCGGAGACGCCGCCCGCGAAGCCGTGGCACTCCTCGCCCCCGACGGACAACACCTCGTCTTCGGCTGGTCCGCCGAAGGCATCCGCGACGGCAAAGGCCACTTCGTCGACGGCGTCTCCCACTCGGTCCTCGGACCCGCCATGCTCGAAAAAGCCGGCGGCCTCCGCGCCCTCGAACAACGCGCCCTCACCGAAGCCGCCACAGGCCGCCTCACCCCCGCCGTCCAGACCTTCCCCCTCGCCCAGGCCGCCACAGCCCACCACGCCCTCGAAACCCGCAGAACCACCGGAAAAGTCGTCCTGACCCCATAA
- a CDS encoding M1 family metallopeptidase has product MSSSARCVPVVAALSACVLALAACDGGAGSGGGSGGASGGASGVGDPYFPEAGNGGYDVSHYGLTLSYDPDGGRLTGSAVVTARATADLSAFRLDFVGMEVAGVTVEGSAAEFRRDGQELTVRPSDSLAEGETFEVAVRYSGSPRTVTDPDGSKEGWLRTGDGALALGEPVGSMAWFPGNHHPSDKASYDVAVTVPEGLTAVSNGELRSRKAAGGGRTTFFWRTAEPMASYLATVAVGEFTVTGSTTRDGLPVYVAVDPTQVVASRAVLARLPEVMEWAQDNFGPYPFSSAGAIVDRPGDAGYALETQNRPVYPGAPDLPTLVHETAHQWFGDSVTPKSWRDMWLNEGFATYAEWLWAEDEGGATAEQTFTGLYEHGVEEYADLWDFPPAKPTSAAHVSDKPVYLRGAMVVHRIRQTVGDDAFYDIVQGWAAAHRHGNADTEAFTAYVEEAAPDADFDGIWSDWLYGEGKPELP; this is encoded by the coding sequence ATGTCCAGTTCCGCGCGTTGTGTCCCGGTGGTGGCCGCGTTATCGGCCTGTGTCCTCGCCTTGGCGGCTTGCGACGGCGGTGCGGGGTCGGGGGGCGGCTCGGGTGGTGCTTCCGGTGGTGCTTCGGGTGTGGGTGATCCGTATTTCCCGGAGGCGGGCAACGGTGGTTATGACGTCTCGCATTACGGTCTCACGCTGTCCTATGACCCGGATGGTGGGCGTCTGACGGGTTCTGCTGTTGTCACGGCCCGTGCGACTGCGGATCTTTCCGCTTTCCGGCTGGATTTCGTGGGCATGGAGGTGGCGGGGGTGACCGTCGAGGGTTCGGCGGCCGAGTTCCGGCGGGACGGCCAGGAGCTGACCGTGCGGCCGTCGGATTCGCTGGCCGAGGGTGAGACCTTCGAGGTGGCGGTCCGCTATTCGGGCAGTCCGCGTACGGTCACCGATCCGGACGGCTCGAAGGAGGGCTGGCTGCGTACCGGGGACGGGGCTCTCGCCCTGGGTGAGCCGGTCGGCTCGATGGCCTGGTTCCCGGGCAATCATCACCCGTCGGACAAGGCGTCCTACGATGTCGCCGTGACCGTCCCGGAGGGGCTGACGGCCGTCTCCAACGGGGAGTTGCGGAGCCGGAAGGCGGCGGGGGGCGGTCGTACGACGTTTTTCTGGCGGACCGCCGAGCCGATGGCGAGCTATCTGGCGACGGTCGCCGTCGGCGAGTTCACGGTGACCGGTTCCACGACCAGGGACGGTCTGCCGGTGTATGTCGCGGTCGATCCGACGCAGGTGGTGGCGAGCCGTGCGGTGCTGGCCCGGCTGCCCGAGGTCATGGAGTGGGCGCAGGACAACTTCGGCCCGTATCCGTTCTCGTCGGCGGGGGCGATCGTCGACCGGCCTGGGGACGCCGGGTACGCCCTGGAGACCCAGAATCGTCCGGTGTATCCGGGTGCTCCCGACCTGCCGACCCTGGTGCATGAGACGGCGCACCAGTGGTTCGGCGACTCGGTGACGCCGAAGAGCTGGCGGGACATGTGGCTCAACGAGGGGTTCGCGACCTATGCGGAGTGGTTGTGGGCGGAGGACGAGGGGGGTGCCACGGCGGAGCAGACGTTCACCGGGCTTTACGAGCACGGCGTCGAGGAGTACGCGGATCTGTGGGACTTTCCGCCCGCGAAGCCGACGAGCGCCGCCCATGTCTCCGACAAGCCGGTCTATCTGCGCGGCGCGATGGTGGTGCACCGGATCCGGCAGACCGTGGGCGATGACGCCTTCTACGACATCGTGCAGGGGTGGGCGGCGGCCCACCGGCACGGGAACGCGGACACAGAGGCTTTCACGGCGTATGTCGAGGAGGCGGCGCCGGACGCGGACTTCGACGGGATCTGGTCGGACTGGCTGTACGGGGAGGGCAAGCCGGAGCTCCCGTGA
- the cdgB gene encoding diguanylate cyclase CdgB, with protein METESEPYVRLASLRQLHQVMADMNTARSLADTLQTVADGVVTALGYELACVNLVRADGDLVVAAFSGNPAAEALITGRVGSRESWERRLGMGETWGDLIFIPHTEGWVLDDDDVPQWYTDGPAPRFEDEWHPSDRLFAPMYTPAAAGSGDACGELIGVLSVDRPRNGRRPGAWGREALQMYAFQAAIAISNARLRANMQRALVRLEREQQALRASEESFRQAFEYAPSGMAIAEMGGDQHGRILRTNDALCRLLGRPASAMRRYSFSDLVHPEDIGTLLRTSAEGGRAELRLGRRDGTYLWVSLRNSVVADAADGPRFLLTHVEDIEERKRRELQLAHRASHDSLTGLPNSAELRSRLSARLCQRPLSTQPAAVDAMDTAYGHAAFDANGHGFDYRPGGAGTFDGYDHHVHTAAPEDGRDDGAKGLAVLFCDLDGFKSINDRFGHNAGDAVLIEVARRLSRQVRDGDTVARLGGDEFVILADGLGRADAADLAVRLRNEIIQPIRAEGRAVRVGASFGIGWAHCGMTADEVLKSADERMYVEKRSRPKQHRRAG; from the coding sequence ATGGAGACCGAGTCGGAGCCATACGTCCGTCTTGCGTCCCTGCGACAGCTGCACCAGGTCATGGCCGACATGAACACGGCCCGCAGCCTGGCCGACACACTGCAGACCGTCGCCGACGGCGTGGTCACGGCACTCGGGTACGAGCTGGCGTGCGTCAACCTCGTGCGCGCGGACGGTGACCTCGTGGTCGCCGCCTTCTCCGGCAACCCGGCCGCCGAGGCCCTCATCACGGGCCGGGTCGGCTCGCGCGAGTCCTGGGAGCGCCGCCTCGGCATGGGCGAGACCTGGGGCGACCTGATCTTCATACCGCACACCGAGGGCTGGGTCCTCGACGACGACGACGTCCCGCAGTGGTACACCGACGGGCCCGCGCCCCGCTTCGAGGACGAGTGGCACCCCTCGGACCGGCTCTTCGCCCCCATGTACACGCCCGCCGCCGCCGGCAGCGGAGACGCCTGCGGCGAGCTGATCGGCGTCCTGTCCGTGGACCGGCCGCGCAACGGACGGCGTCCCGGCGCGTGGGGGCGCGAAGCGCTCCAGATGTACGCCTTCCAGGCCGCCATCGCCATCAGCAACGCGCGTCTACGTGCGAACATGCAGCGGGCGCTGGTCCGGCTCGAACGCGAGCAGCAGGCCCTGCGCGCCAGTGAGGAATCCTTCCGGCAGGCCTTCGAGTACGCCCCCTCCGGCATGGCGATAGCCGAGATGGGCGGCGACCAGCACGGGCGCATACTCCGCACCAACGACGCGCTGTGCCGCCTGCTGGGCCGGCCCGCCTCCGCGATGCGCCGCTACTCCTTCTCCGACCTCGTCCACCCCGAGGACATAGGCACCCTGCTCCGCACCTCCGCGGAGGGCGGCCGCGCGGAGCTGCGCCTGGGCCGCCGGGACGGCACCTACCTCTGGGTGAGCCTGCGCAACTCCGTCGTCGCCGACGCCGCCGACGGCCCCCGCTTCCTCCTCACCCACGTCGAGGACATAGAGGAGCGCAAGCGCCGCGAGCTGCAGCTCGCCCATCGCGCCTCCCACGACTCCCTCACCGGCCTGCCGAACTCGGCCGAGCTGCGCTCACGGCTGTCCGCCCGGCTCTGTCAGCGGCCCCTGTCGACCCAGCCCGCCGCCGTCGACGCCATGGACACGGCCTACGGCCACGCCGCCTTCGACGCCAACGGCCACGGCTTCGACTACCGGCCCGGCGGCGCCGGGACCTTCGACGGTTACGACCACCATGTGCACACCGCCGCCCCCGAGGACGGACGCGACGACGGTGCCAAGGGTCTCGCGGTCCTCTTCTGCGACCTCGACGGCTTCAAGTCGATCAACGACCGGTTCGGGCACAACGCGGGCGACGCGGTCCTCATCGAGGTCGCCCGCCGGCTCTCCCGCCAGGTCCGCGACGGCGACACGGTCGCCCGGCTCGGCGGCGACGAGTTCGTGATCCTCGCCGACGGCCTCGGCCGCGCCGACGCCGCCGACCTCGCCGTACGCCTGCGCAACGAGATCATCCAGCCGATCCGCGCCGAGGGTCGGGCCGTGCGGGTGGGCGCCAGCTTCGGCATCGGCTGGGCGCATTGCGGGATGACCGCGGACGAAGTGCTGAAGTCCGCGGACGAGCGTATGTACGTAGAGAAACGATCTCGTCCCAAACAGCACAGACGTGCGGGATGA
- a CDS encoding IS607 family transposase: MKLSEWAARNGVHYQTAWAWAKEGRMPVPVRQTPSGTWLVDEPASEASGRVVAYCRVSSADQKPDLDRQVARVVQGATGLGLPVAQVVTEVGSGLNGRRRKLHRLLSDPQAAVIVVEHRDRLARFGVEHLEAVLSASGRRLVVLDPAETADDLVRDITEVLTSMCARLYGRRAAKNRAARAVAVATGEAAE, translated from the coding sequence GTGAAGCTTTCCGAGTGGGCGGCACGCAACGGCGTGCACTACCAGACCGCGTGGGCGTGGGCGAAAGAGGGCCGTATGCCGGTCCCTGTGCGCCAGACGCCATCCGGGACGTGGCTGGTCGACGAGCCCGCCTCGGAGGCATCCGGCCGGGTCGTGGCGTACTGCCGGGTCTCATCGGCGGACCAGAAGCCGGACCTTGACCGGCAGGTCGCCCGCGTGGTCCAAGGAGCTACCGGGCTCGGCCTGCCGGTTGCGCAGGTCGTGACCGAGGTCGGCTCGGGGCTGAACGGGCGGCGCCGCAAGCTGCACCGGCTGCTGTCCGACCCGCAAGCGGCGGTGATCGTGGTGGAGCACCGCGACCGGCTGGCCCGGTTCGGCGTCGAGCACCTGGAGGCCGTGCTATCGGCGTCCGGGCGGCGGCTGGTCGTCCTCGACCCCGCCGAGACCGCCGATGACCTGGTGCGGGACATCACCGAGGTACTGACGTCGATGTGTGCGCGCTTGTACGGGCGGCGGGCTGCGAAGAACCGGGCCGCCCGCGCGGTGGCCGTAGCGACCGGCGAGGCCGCCGAGTGA